In one window of Duganella dendranthematis DNA:
- the truB gene encoding tRNA pseudouridine(55) synthase TruB: protein MNQARTKRVRDLVDGVLLLDKPVGFSSNDALIKAKRVLNAKKAGHTGTLDPFATGLLPLCFGEATKFSQDLLEADKTYDTTVHLGQTTDTGDTEGEVIDTRDVNVTLEQIHAVLAQFRGPIKQVPPMYSALKRDGKPLYEYAREGITLEREARDVTIHKLELIAYQAPFLKLSVTCSKGTYIRVLGQDIGEALGCGAHLNALRRTQVGALTTEHMITLDELVAHETPLTLLSPVDALLSSFPAVQLNAELAKRFLNGQRLALGKEPSVSVPAQQGRVRVYLDAKLLGTAILGEYSILQPERLIAFVAE, encoded by the coding sequence ATGAACCAAGCCCGTACCAAACGCGTCCGCGATCTGGTGGACGGCGTGCTGCTGCTCGACAAACCGGTGGGCTTTTCCAGCAACGATGCGCTGATCAAGGCCAAGCGCGTGCTCAACGCCAAGAAGGCCGGCCACACCGGCACGCTCGATCCGTTCGCCACCGGCCTGCTGCCGCTGTGCTTCGGCGAGGCCACCAAGTTTTCGCAGGACCTGCTGGAAGCCGACAAGACCTACGACACCACCGTGCACCTGGGCCAGACCACCGATACCGGCGACACCGAAGGCGAAGTGATCGACACGCGCGACGTCAACGTCACGCTGGAGCAGATCCACGCCGTGCTGGCGCAGTTCCGCGGCCCGATCAAGCAGGTGCCGCCGATGTATTCGGCGCTCAAGCGCGACGGCAAGCCGCTGTACGAATACGCCCGCGAAGGCATCACGCTGGAACGCGAAGCGCGCGACGTCACCATCCATAAGCTGGAATTGATTGCGTATCAAGCGCCGTTCCTGAAGCTGTCGGTCACCTGCAGCAAGGGCACCTATATCCGCGTGCTGGGCCAGGACATCGGCGAAGCGCTCGGCTGCGGCGCCCATCTGAACGCGCTGCGCCGCACGCAAGTCGGCGCGCTGACCACCGAGCACATGATTACGCTGGATGAACTGGTCGCCCACGAAACGCCGCTGACGCTGCTGTCGCCGGTCGACGCGCTGCTGTCCAGCTTCCCGGCGGTGCAACTGAACGCCGAACTGGCCAAGCGCTTCCTCAATGGCCAGCGCCTGGCGCTGGGCAAGGAACCGTCGGTCAGCGTGCCGGCCCAGCAGGGCCGGGTACGCGTGTACCTGGACGCCAAGCTGCTGGGCACGGCCATCCTCGGCGAATACAGCATCCTGCAGCCGGAACGATTAATCGCCTTCGTCGCCGAATAA
- the typA gene encoding translational GTPase TypA, with amino-acid sequence MSTTKRAIRNIAIIAHVDHGKTTLVDQLLRQSGTFRENQAVDTRVMDSNDLEKERGITILSKNCAVEYEGTHINIVDTPGHADFGGEVERVLSMVDSVLLLVDAQEGPMPQTRFVTRKALALGLKPIVVVNKVDRPGARADWAINQTFELFDKLGATDEQLDFPIVYASGLNGYAGLTEDVRSGDMKPLFDAILEHVPVRDDNPDGPLQMQITSLDYSSYVGKIGIGRVNRGTVKVGQDVLVINGPGATPIKGRINQVLNFKGLERVLVDEAVAGDICLINGIDEIGIGSTLCATDTPDPLPMLTVDEPTLTMNFMVNNSPLAGREGKFVTSRQLRDRLDKELKANVALRVAATEDDTTFEVSGRGELHLTILIENMRREGFEMAVSRPRVVFKMVDGVRHEPFEQLSVDVEEANQGGVMEELGRRRGDLQNMESDGKGRVRLEYRIPARGLIGFQGEFMTLTRGTGLMSHVFDAYAPVDNTKGELGGRRNGVLISQDDGAAVAYAIWKLQDRGRMFVVHNDPVYEGMIIGIHSRDNDLVVNPIKGKQLTNVRSSGTDEAVRLVPPIQMSLEYAVEFIDDDELVEITPKSIRLRKRFLKEHERKKASREA; translated from the coding sequence ATGTCTACTACTAAACGCGCAATTCGCAATATTGCAATCATCGCCCACGTTGACCACGGTAAAACCACCCTGGTTGACCAACTGCTGCGCCAGTCCGGCACCTTCCGCGAAAACCAGGCGGTTGATACCCGCGTGATGGACTCGAACGACCTCGAAAAAGAGCGCGGCATTACGATTCTGTCGAAGAATTGCGCGGTTGAGTACGAAGGCACCCACATCAACATCGTTGACACCCCAGGCCACGCCGACTTCGGCGGCGAAGTGGAACGTGTGCTGTCGATGGTTGACTCGGTTCTGCTGCTGGTGGATGCCCAGGAAGGCCCAATGCCACAGACCCGTTTCGTGACCCGCAAGGCGCTGGCCCTGGGTCTGAAGCCGATCGTCGTGGTCAACAAGGTGGACCGTCCGGGCGCGCGCGCCGACTGGGCCATCAACCAGACCTTCGAACTGTTCGACAAGCTGGGCGCCACTGACGAACAACTGGATTTCCCTATCGTTTACGCTTCGGGCCTGAACGGCTACGCCGGCCTGACCGAAGACGTACGTTCGGGCGACATGAAGCCGCTGTTCGACGCCATCCTGGAACACGTGCCAGTCCGTGACGACAATCCGGACGGTCCGCTGCAGATGCAAATCACCTCGCTGGACTACTCGTCGTACGTCGGCAAGATCGGCATTGGCCGCGTCAACCGCGGTACCGTCAAGGTCGGCCAGGACGTGCTGGTCATCAATGGCCCAGGCGCTACCCCAATCAAGGGCCGCATCAACCAGGTGCTGAACTTCAAGGGCCTGGAGCGCGTGCTGGTGGACGAAGCGGTTGCCGGCGACATCTGCCTGATCAACGGTATCGATGAAATCGGTATCGGTTCGACGCTGTGCGCCACCGACACCCCTGATCCGCTGCCGATGCTGACCGTCGACGAGCCGACCCTGACCATGAACTTCATGGTCAACAACTCGCCACTGGCTGGCCGCGAAGGCAAGTTCGTGACCTCGCGTCAACTGCGCGACCGTCTGGACAAAGAACTGAAAGCCAACGTGGCACTGCGCGTTGCGGCAACCGAAGACGACACCACCTTCGAAGTTTCGGGTCGCGGCGAACTGCACCTGACCATCCTGATCGAAAACATGCGTCGCGAAGGTTTCGAGATGGCTGTATCGCGTCCACGCGTGGTGTTCAAAATGGTGGATGGCGTGCGCCATGAGCCGTTCGAGCAACTGTCGGTTGACGTTGAAGAAGCCAATCAGGGCGGCGTGATGGAAGAACTGGGTCGTCGTCGTGGCGATCTGCAAAACATGGAATCGGACGGCAAAGGCCGTGTGCGTCTGGAATACCGTATTCCAGCACGTGGCCTGATCGGCTTCCAGGGCGAATTCATGACCCTGACCCGCGGTACCGGCCTGATGTCGCACGTGTTTGACGCCTACGCTCCGGTAGACAACACCAAGGGCGAACTGGGCGGCCGTCGTAACGGCGTGCTGATCTCGCAGGACGACGGCGCCGCTGTGGCCTACGCGATCTGGAAACTGCAGGATCGCGGCCGTATGTTCGTGGTCCACAACGACCCAGTGTACGAAGGCATGATCATCGGTATCCACTCGCGCGACAACGATCTGGTGGTCAATCCGATCAAGGGCAAGCAGCTGACCAACGTGCGTTCGTCGGGTACCGACGAAGCCGTGCGCCTGGTGCCGCCGATCCAGATGTCGCTGGAGTACGCCGTGGAATTTATCGACGACGACGAGCTGGTGGAAATCACCCCGAAATCGATCCGTCTGCGCAAGCGCTTCCTGAAAGAGCACGAGCGCAAGAAGGCTTCGCGCGAAGCATAA